Proteins from a single region of Desulfobacter postgatei 2ac9:
- a CDS encoding helix-turn-helix domain-containing protein → MRRTGKKFISPIEPLALKWLSLIEFSDEESNRTKLRAQAIRLSNSGYSISQISQICLTTQETVSKWIDGWEKYQFDSLIDKPRSGRTPLIHSEMHDEVIDIVKKIQDNLKVPLLKYRKIW, encoded by the coding sequence ATGAGACGTACGGGTAAAAAATTTATTTCTCCAATTGAGCCGTTGGCATTAAAATGGCTGTCACTTATTGAATTTTCGGATGAAGAGTCAAACCGTACTAAACTCAGGGCTCAAGCAATCCGATTGAGCAACTCTGGGTATAGTATCAGTCAGATTTCACAAATATGTTTGACCACTCAGGAAACAGTTTCGAAGTGGATTGATGGATGGGAAAAATATCAATTTGACTCTTTAATTGATAAACCACGTTCTGGAAGAACGCCGCTGATCCATAGTGAGATGCATGATGAAGTTATTGATATTGTGAAGAAAATCCAAGACAACTTAAAAGTGCCATTACTGAAATACAGGAAAATTTGGTAA